In Vibrio tritonius, the following are encoded in one genomic region:
- a CDS encoding DUF2189 domain-containing protein produces the protein MSNEIEKDFNLGGTVESALSGQYELSVTKVFKEAWDCTIKHFFSFTPAIILLAILQVVIFFIALNMQVFDITSVFEQLAQTGTIPAGFMQALYIANFSYEVISAPFFAGVCLMAMSHAAGLKTKTRQITSGLQFTVMIIFVTLISLLLQGIANLLLPVISIYLSLAFSNAVLLVCEKHVRPLNALLLSLRAVNRKIFQIAIIYAVLMGLFLAALMFYGVGLLFVLPFYFHVKGIIYRNMFGIRLKIVTTNQHNGDDDQNNNSQVFNA, from the coding sequence ATGAGTAATGAAATTGAAAAAGACTTTAATTTAGGGGGAACGGTCGAAAGTGCCCTCAGTGGACAGTATGAACTGAGTGTAACTAAGGTGTTTAAAGAAGCTTGGGATTGCACTATAAAGCATTTTTTCTCTTTTACACCTGCGATTATCCTATTGGCTATCCTGCAAGTTGTAATTTTCTTTATTGCCTTAAATATGCAGGTATTTGATATTACGAGTGTATTTGAACAACTTGCCCAAACAGGAACCATTCCAGCGGGTTTCATGCAGGCACTGTACATTGCAAACTTTAGTTATGAAGTCATCAGTGCGCCGTTTTTTGCTGGGGTATGTTTAATGGCTATGAGCCACGCTGCTGGTCTGAAAACCAAGACTCGACAAATAACCAGTGGCCTACAATTTACCGTTATGATCATTTTTGTGACATTAATTAGCTTGCTCTTACAAGGCATCGCCAATTTGTTGTTACCGGTGATTTCAATTTACTTATCTTTGGCTTTTAGTAATGCTGTGCTTTTAGTGTGTGAAAAGCATGTTCGACCTCTTAATGCGTTGCTTTTATCCTTAAGAGCGGTGAATCGGAAGATTTTTCAAATCGCGATCATCTATGCTGTACTTATGGGATTATTTTTGGCTGCTTTGATGTTCTACGGGGTAGGTTTGCTTTTCGTTTTACCGTTTTACTTTCATGTAAAAGGAATAATCTATCGCAATATGTTTGGAATTAGACTGAAAATTGTCACGACAAATCAGCACAATGGTGATGACGATCAAAACAATAATAGCCAGGTGTTTAATGCATAA
- a CDS encoding glucosaminidase domain-containing protein gives MHKYFIIAAVLVMASCSVYYAKQHDSWGISSSQQYKRMAPPPAFSKIKEISERKKAFLDYLGKGVTSENARIRKERAMLLGLQERVANNAVTSRDIVNAKVLGELYGVEFEDKQITKAWLDKMLLRVDVLPKALVLTQAANESAWGTSRFAVQANNYFGQWCYRTGCGLVPRERKKGMTHEVAKFSSVSESIHRYYMNVNRNRAYRKLRVIRADLLKQGIDVTTTEAAMKMVEGLNKYSERGQDYVQDIQAMIQHNKQYWEK, from the coding sequence ATGCATAAGTACTTCATTATTGCAGCCGTATTAGTGATGGCCAGCTGCAGTGTTTACTATGCAAAACAGCATGATAGCTGGGGTATCTCATCATCCCAGCAATACAAACGAATGGCCCCCCCGCCAGCGTTCTCAAAGATAAAAGAGATCTCTGAGCGTAAAAAGGCTTTCCTTGATTATTTGGGTAAAGGCGTTACTAGTGAGAATGCGCGCATTAGAAAGGAGCGCGCAATGTTACTAGGGTTGCAGGAACGTGTGGCTAATAATGCTGTCACATCTCGTGACATCGTTAATGCCAAAGTGCTTGGTGAGCTTTATGGGGTTGAATTCGAAGATAAACAGATCACCAAAGCATGGTTAGATAAAATGTTATTGCGCGTCGATGTGCTCCCCAAAGCTTTGGTACTGACTCAAGCTGCGAATGAGTCAGCGTGGGGAACATCACGTTTTGCAGTACAGGCGAATAACTATTTTGGCCAATGGTGTTATCGCACAGGCTGTGGGTTAGTACCAAGGGAACGCAAAAAGGGAATGACTCATGAAGTGGCTAAGTTTTCATCGGTAAGCGAATCGATTCATCGCTATTACATGAATGTGAACCGTAACCGAGCGTATCGAAAATTACGCGTGATCCGGGCAGACCTTCTAAAACAAGGTATTGATGTCACAACGACTGAGGCTGCAATGAAGATGGTTGAAGGACTTAATAAGTATTCTGAGCGTGGCCAAGATTACGTGCAAGATATACAAGCTATGATTCAGCATAATAAGCAATATTGGGAAAAGTAA